GCGTACCTCCAGCCGGTTCTCCTCGCTGGTGCTTCTCCAACTCGCCGCGGCGGGTGCGGGGCAGGCAGGCGGCCTTTGGCCAAGCACATGGAACAGCCCCCGATGCTGTGTTCAGCGGCGTTCAGTGCCCTCCCGCGGCGGACACGGGCAGACGTTCGCTGAACGTCTTGCCGCCATCGCGGGATTCGTACACGCCGTCCTGCGTGGCGGCGAGGACGCGTTCGCCGTCGACGGCGGTCAGGGCCTGCGGCCGCCCGCCCGGAACGGTCCCGGCCCTCGACCAGGTCGCCCCGTCGTCGATGCTGCGGTGCAGGCCGCCTGCGAGGTCGACGCCGAACAGGGCGTCGGCCGCGGGCCAGGACAGGAAGGCCAGGACCCGCCCGGAACCGGTGCCGAACGCCCGGCCGCCGTCGGTGCTGGCGGCGACGCCGTCCTCCGTGGTGGCCAGCACGACGTCCCGGTCCTTCGGGCTGACGGCGATGTCCAGGGCGGTGAGTCGGGCGCGGCTGTCCCAGGTGGTGCGGTCGGTACTGACGCGCAGCAGGCCGCGGGTGCTGTCGTAGCCGTAGACGGTGTCGTGCGCGTACTCCACGGAGTGGAAGTCGGTGGTGCCGCCCAGCGAGAGGTTCTTCCAGGTCCTGCCGGAGTCGGTGGACCGGATCAGGCCGCGGTTGCCGTGGCCGCCGCTCCCCTCGGCGGGGTGGCCGCTGCCGAGGAACGTCTTCGGCCCGATGACGGTGAAGCCCATGTAGTCGGCCGTGTCACCGACCCGCTCGGCGGTGCCGTCGTCGGCCACGGCGATCACGCCTTCGTGGGTGGCGACGTACAGGCGTCCGTCGGCCGGGTCGATGCCCAGGCCGTGGACGTGGCTGACGGCGAGGCCGCCGGAGCCGTCTGCCGAAGCCGTGTCGGACGAGGTGTCGGAGCCGGGGGAGCACGCGGCCACTACGGCCGCGAGGACGGCCCCGGTGATGGCGGTGGCCGCGCGGAAACGAATCTTCATGCGGAGGGTCTCTCGACGAGCGTGAGGAGGAGTGGCGAGCGGGGGCTCAGGGACCGGGCGGGATGTGCCCACGGCATGGGGGCCGGGCCGCGCCTGACGCAGGCCCGAGCCTCGATGCGGGTGTCGTCAGCTCTTGCCGAGGAGCTTGTTCATCTCCTCGATCTCGGCTTTCTGGGCGGTGATGATGTCGTCGGCCAGTTTCTTGGCCGGCCCGTACTGTCCCCGCTCCTTCTCCGTGGTGGCCATGTCCACGGCGCCCTCGTGGTGCTCGATCATCATGGTCAGGAACATCGTGTCGAAGCCCTTGCCGGACGCGTCCATCAGCTCGTCCATGTCCTCGGTGTCCATCATCCCGGGCGTGTCGGAGCTGCCGGAGTGGTCCATGCCATGGTCCATGCCCGGCATGGAGGAGGGCACCTCCTCGCCCCACGCCTTCAGCCAGCCGGACATCGTTTCGATCTCCGGGGCCTGGGCCTTCTCGATGCGCGAGGCCAGGTCCTCGACCTCGGCGGAGGACGCCTGAGCGGTGGCCATCCTCGCCATCTGGATGGCCTGCTGATGGTGCGGGATCATGCCCTGGGCGAAGGAGACGTCCTGGTCGTTGTGGGCGCCGGCGGTGTCCTCGGCACTGGCCGAGGCCGATGTCTGCGCGGCCGAGCCGCTGTCGGACCCGCCGTCGCCGCCACAAGCGGCGAGGACGAGTGAGGCGGCGGCTGCCGTGGCGCCGAGGCCGACGCGACGGACGAGGGAACGAGTGCTGGTCATGCGGAACTCCTGAGGTGCAGAGGGGAGAGCGCGCCGAAGGGCGCGAACATGGCTGGGGCCGTACACCTGGCGGCCGCGACGCACGCGGCAGCGGTGGATACGGCTCGGCCTCGTCCTATCTCCGCAGCAGCTGCAACTCGGCGAGCGAGGGGGGAGCACGCCCGCCCTCCGGCTCCGCGGCCATGGACCGCAGGCCGCTCACCGGCGAACCTGCCTGGCCGCAGGGATCGGGGACCAGCGCGGGAAGAGCCGGACCCGCCCCGACGGCGCCGGACGCACACGTCGGGTCGGCATGCAGTGCGTGTCCGCTGCCGTCACCGTGGCGGTCACAGACGGACTCGGCGCCCATGATCGCCATGTCCGCGTGCGCGGCGGTGGAGCAGTGATGGCCCGTGACGGCGGTGGTCCCGCCCGGCGCGAGGCCATGCATGCCGACCAACCCGGCCAGCAGCCCGAGCACCAGCAGCGCCTGCCACCACCTCAGTGGCGCGGGCGCGGGCTGTGCACGGGCTGTCACAGCCTTCATGCTACGCAAGCCCGCCGGACCCCGCTGCCGAGCGAACAGCCTGCCTGGGTGCCGCCCTGCTGCCGGACAGGACCCGCACCTTCCCGGGGGTGAGCGGGGGAAGCAGACGGCGGTACGAGCCGGCCGAGCACCGCCATGGACCGCGAACCTGAAGGCAATCGCCGGACACCCGCCGAGTCGGCCATGTGGTCCCCGCTCCACAGGCCCGCCCCCCGGTGATCCTTCCCTCACGGCACAGAGCCCTCACCGCTGCTGTCATGGGGACGGTCTGCGCGCTGCTCGCCCTGGTCAGCCGCTCGAATGGCGGCAGCGGCGGCGGCAGCGGCAAGGGCCTGGCCACCATCAGCGCCCCGCCCACCCGACCAGTGCCGACCCTGCCGCGGCGGGATCGTTCCGCTGGAGCGACGCCCGATCCCGTTCCCCCCGTTCGCCCCCGCCATGCGGGTCTCTGACCTGCCGAAACGTATCAGCGGGCGTGCGGGGCCGGACCCGGCCCGGGGCCCGGCTTCCTGGCGCGAACGTCGAACCCGGATTCCTCGTGGCCGGGCATCCCCCCGCGCAGCGGACCGATCCGCCCGCACAGCCGGCGGCAACGCCTCGCGATGGGGGGTGCCGGCTGCGCGGGCGGGCCGGAGACGGCGCGCGGCCTCGGCGAGGCCGTCGGTTCGGGAGAGTTCGTCGAGGGTGCCGTGGTGACGGCGCCGCGCGCTCCGGTGACGGCGCCGCGCGTTCCGGTGTGGGGGAGCTGCCGACCGGTGGCGGCAGCCCGAAGCAGGTCACCACCCTGCCCACCGACGGCCTGCCGGACGGCCGCCCTCGACTCCACCAGGCGATGAACCGCTCCGGGTCCCGGGCCCAGAAAGAGGGGTCTGGCGCAATTCGGAACCGTCATGGGTCTTGTCACCGGTGCGGGCGGCGTGCCAGTGTCCGGGCCATGGTTACGTAACCATGGCCGGTTACACGGGCCCGAGTGTCTGTATCCGGACCCTGGTTCATCACTGCCTCGGCTCAGGTGACGAACCCGCACCCCGCCCTCCGCGATTTCCGTCACTGGAGACGACATGACCAAGACCCCGACGCGGTCGAGAAGACTGGCCAGTGTGCTCATGGCCGGCTTCGGCGCGACACTCATGTTCCTGACCGCCCCCGCCCCCGCCCTCGCCCAGTCGTCCGCCGAGACGTCAGCCGCCTCGTACGCGCCGGTGAAGCCCGGGGCGAAGGGCGGTACCAGTGACTTCCGCGGGGTGAACTGGGCGGACCCGCGGGACAACTACGCCAGTGACGCCGTGGTCCCCAGCGGGCTGTCGGTGACCGACGACTACCGCACCGTGTACCGCACCACGGGTCGCATGGTGCGCGGCTTCAAGAAGAACCTGGGCGCCAACACCCTGAGACTGCCGATCAACCCGGCAACCGTCGGCACCAACTGGTGGAAGTCCTACCGGGCGACGATCGACGCGGCCACGGCCCACGGCGACAAGGTCATCGTCAGCTACTGGGAGGCCAACACCAGCAAGGACGGCCTGGTCGACGACACGGCCGCCTGGAAGAAGATGTGGAACACCGTGGTGCGGGAGTACAAGCACAACCCACGGGTCTACTTCGAGCCCATGAACGAGCCGCACGGCTACACCCTGGACCAGTGGGTGTCCGTCACCAGTGGCTGGCTGGCCCAGCACAAGGACGTCCCGCGCGGCCGTGTCGTGATCAGCGGTACCGGCTACAACGACAACGTCACCGGTGTCGGCGCGGCCCGCGAACTGCGGGGAACGCTGCTGTCGCTGCACTTCTACGGCTTCTGGGCCAGCCACACCCAGCAGGCGGACTGGGTCGCCGACCTCGAAGCCCGGATCGGCGAGTACGCCGGCCGGACCATCATCGACGAGGCCGGCTCCCCGATGACCACCGGACTGAACTACGGCGCGTGGAACGGCAACATCTACACCTCGTACCTCGCGGCAGTGACCAACACCGCCCGCAGCAAGGGGATGGGGCTGGTGTACTGGCCGGGCCTGAGGTTCGGCGACGCCTACTCGATCGAGTCGCTGGACTCCGAGGGCAACCTGGTGGACAACAACGCCAGCGGAGTCGCGCAGCTGCGCTGGGGCTACGGCTTCGGCAAGACCCCGCCGGTCAACGACCTGCCGCCCGCGCCTCCCGGTGAGGTCCTGCGCGGAGTGGGCTCCAACCGCTGCGTCGACGTGCCCGGCTTCAGCACGACCAACGGCACCCAACTCGACCTCTGGGACTGCAACGACGGCGGCAACCAGTCCTGGAACTGGAACGCGGAGAAACAACTCACCGTCTACGGCAACAAGTGCATGACGGTGGGGGGCACCGGAGCCACGGCGGGAGACCCCGTGGTCATCTCCGACTGCACCGGCGCGGCGGCCCAGCAGTGGAACGTGAACGCGGACCTCACCGTGACCAGCGTCGCGAACCCGGAGCTCTGCCTGGATGCAGCCGGAGGAGGCACCGGCAACGGCACGGCGGTCGATGTCTGGTTCTGCAACGGAAGCAGCAACCAGCAGTGGACCAGAAGCTGATGTAGGCACCTGGTCCCCTAGACCACTGATCCGACACTGATCCGACACTGATCCGAACCGTACGGGCCCGGCGAGTACCCTCGCCGGGCCCGTACGGGTTTCAGCGCCGCCGCGCTTCGCCTTCCGGCGCGGGCGGCGGCGCTCCGGTGCTCGCGCGGACCACCAGCCGGGTCGGGACCAAGGTCTTGTCGACCGTGTCGGGACCGGTGCGGCCGATCTTGCTCAGCAGCTTCTGAAGACTGAGCCGGCCGACCGCGGCGAAGTCCTGCCGCACGGTGGTCAGCGGTGGCCAGAAGGCATGGGTCTCCTCCATGTCGTCGAACCCCACCACGCTGATGTCGTCGGGAATCCGGCGGCCGAGTTCGTGCAGGGCACGCAGGACACCGAGCGCCATATGGTCGTTGGCGGCGAAGATCGCCGTGACCTCCGGCCTTCGCCCCAGAGCCAACCCGTGCTGATATCCGGACCGGGTCGTCCAGTCGCCGTACAGCACCGGGGGCGGGGCGACGCCGGCATCCCGCAGGGTGCGCCGCCAGGACTCGACCCGATGGGCCGCGGAGAACGAGGTCGGGGGGCCGGCGATGTGCCACACCTGCCGGTGGCCGAGTTCCAGCAGGTGCTCCGTCGCCTGACGAGCGCCCTGTGCCTGATCGGTGTCCACCACCGTGTAACCGGGACCGGTGCCGGAGTCGACCACCACCATCGGAACCCCTGGTGGCAGGCTGAACTCCGCGGTGTCCAGGAGATGCGCCTCGAAGACGAGGATCACTCCGTCGACGGCTGCCTCGCTGAGTCGGTCGTAGGCACCGAAGACCTTGCCCATGGTCGGGTCCGGCACGGGGATGAGGGTGACGGCGTACTTGGCGCGTGCGGCTTCCTGGGCTATGGCGTCGAGCGTGCGCGTGTTTCCGAACGTCCTGAGCGTGAAGGTGATGACACCGATCGTGTTGAACCGCCCGCTCTTGAGCGCGCGTGCGGCTCCGTTCGGCCGGTAGCCCAGCGCCCGCATCGACTCGACGACCCGCTGCCTGGTCGCCGGGTCGACGTTGGTGTGGCCGTTGGACACGCGCGAAACCGTCTGCGGCGCGACACCGGCGTGACGGGCGACATCCGCCATCGACGGCCTGGACCGTCCGGACATGGTCTCGTCCCCCATCGCCATGATCCCTTGCTTCCCCCGTTCCTCGGGCCCTGACAACAGCCTAGGCCCCCTTCCCGGGCGTCTGAGGCCCCGCGACTGTCGGCCATCGGCGCCGCACGGGTGATCTTGGCCAACCGCGCCCCCCGGGACACCGTGGCTCCGGGGACCCACGGCGAGCAGGTCTTCGCCGTCCCTCCCTGGCGCCGGAGGACGCGGTGCACTGCTGCGGGACCGGACCACTGCCGTACGCCCGGAGTTCCAGGTCACCGACGGCAACCGCGCCCAGGTCCTCCGGCGGCGCGCCGACCTGGACGGGCTGCCGCAGTGTGAGTCGACGCCTCGTGCTGCGCCTGGCGGTGAATGTGCCGGGACACGGCGTCCTTCGCGGCGACGGGGCTCGCTTCATGATCGCCTCGGCGTCGGCCGGGCTTGTCTTTCCGGGACCCGGTCGGGAGGTAGGTGGGACACAAGCATCGGCAAAGACCGGCAAGGGCCGAGAAGAGGTGAGGTGCGGTGCAGCGTCTGACCTGGTGGAACGGCCAAGATGAGCATGGATCGGCAAAGGCCGCCAAGATCCCCGAAGGACTCATAATCCGTCGGCCGTGGCTTCGAGTCCCCCGCCCCACCGAAGCCTCTCGGCGCAGGAACGTTCTCACCTGCGGAACCGCGTCGGCCCCTCCGTGGAGGCGGGCGGGACCAGGCACGGGCCGTAGCGCGTCACGGCCGGGGCCGCTCCATGCCGTGGTGGCCGGAACCTAGTCCTGGTCCAGGCGTCCGTGGGTCGTGGCCAGCGGGCTGGGGACCTCTGGTGCTCGGGCTTCCGAGCGGCTTGTGGGTGCTGGTTGAGGGCGCAGTTGTACACCCGGATCGTGGTGCATGGATCGTCGCACGTGAAGCGGCTGCTTCGCCGCGCTGTCCGGGCGGCATGGCTCAGCCGCGTCCTTGGCCGCCATGACGTCGGCGACGCGGTAGACCGGGCGCTTGGGTGAGCCGCCGCAGTGGGCGAGGACACCACGGCGGACCCAGTCGCGGATGGTGGCTGGCTGTACGTCACAGGCGAGGGCTGCCAGGGAAGTCGTGAGCGTGCCGGGGGATGGGATGAGGTACCACCATGCCCTCAGCTTGGCTCAGCTGCTGCGCAGCGCGGGGAGCGTCGGATCAGGCTCGCCGTGCGGGGAGCGGACGGTGAGGATGTGCTTGATGCCGTAGGTGGAGCCGCCGAGTTCCCGGTCGGTCTTGTGGTGGTGTTGCCCCACCTTGATGGCCATCTCGACGACTGTGGGGACAGTTCGATGCTGGTTGCCGCCGTCGCCGGGGTCTCTGGTAGGTAAAGTCTGCCCGACCGAGCGTCTATTCGGTCGCAGTGCTGGGGTAGCAGTGGGGTGGAAGCCATCGGGGGCGAGGCTCCCCGACGTTGGCGCCTCGCGGGGTGGGCGTGGCCTGAGTGAAGGGCATAGTGCAATGTCCAGTAATCCATCGCCCTCAAGGGGCGAGGAGATTTCTCTGCTGACTTCCCTTTATCAAGCTGAACGCGCCGACACTGCAGCGGTGTTCACCAACACTCTCGCGATACTCGGTTTCGCCTTGACTTATATGGCGGCCATATCTGCATACACGAGTGCAGCCAGCCCCCTTAACGGTAGCGTTCTTGCGTTCGCCCCCACTCCCGCATGTGCGCTTGTCGCTTACCATCAAGTTATGGTCGGGATGAATGGAGCAAGATCACATGCGGCGCTCCTGGTAGAGCGAAGGCTGGCGCAACTTGTGGCCATGGACCCTTCCCTGATTCAAAGTGTCCCGGTGCGGAAGAGCCTCACATGCCCGAGGAGGCCTTCGGGGGCGTTCCGATTTGGCGTAACTGTCGGTGAGGAATTCCTTGATCCTGGCGCCTGTTCGTGGGGGCGCTACACGGCCAATATGTTAATCTATGGCTCCATTCTGGCTATCGCCATAGCTTTCTCGGTTCATATTCTGTGGCTCTCTTTTCGTAACGCAGGCGGAGTTTTCAGCTATGTGGGATGTTTTCTTTGTGTGGTTCTCATTCTGTCAATAGCGTGGAACATGTGGTTGAATTTGAAGCGCCCGGAAGTGCATTGTTAGGGTGATTCCGATAAGGCGTGGTTGTGGGACGCGCCTCGCCCGTCTCGCCTTAAGGCGATCTGGCGGCACGGGCCGCACCAGGCGGCCGTCGAGAGCCGTGCCCTGGCTCCGGAAGGTGGTCAGAGGGCGGCCGTGACGGGCTCGACGCCCGCGGCTTCGGCGTCGCTGAGGGCGGCGAGGTACCGCTCGGCGTCGAGGGCCGCCGCGCAGCCGGAGCCCGCGGCGGTGATGGCCTGCCGGTAGGTGTGGTCGACCACGTCACCGGCGCCGAAGACGCCGGGGATGTTCGTGCGCGTGGAGGGGGAGGCGACCTTGAGGTGGCCCTCGCCGTCCAGGTCGAGTTGGCCGGTGACCAGTTCGGTGCGCGGGTCGTGGCCGATGGCGACGAAGAGTCCGGTGGCCGGGAGGCCGGAGGTCTCGCCGGTGACGGTGTCGCGCAGGGTGAGCCCGGCGAGCTTGCCGCCGTCCTCGTGGATCTCGGCGACCTCGCTGTTCCAGACGAAGGAGATCTTCGGGTCGGCGAAGGCGCGCTCCTGCATGGTCCTGGAGGCCCGCAGCGTGTCGCGGCGGTGGACGACGGTCACGGACCTGGCGAAGCGGGAGAGGAAGGTGGCCTCCTCCATCGCCGTGTCACCCCCGCCGACCACCACGATGTCGTGCTCGCGGAAGAAGAAGCCGTCGCAGGTCGCGCAGTACGACACCCCCCGGCCGGAAAGGGCGGCTTCGCCGGGCAGACCCAGCGTGCGGTGCTGCGAGCCCGTCGCCACGATGACGGCCTTCGCCCGGTGGACCGTACCCGCGCTGTCCGTCACGGTCTTGACCGCACCCGTGAGGTCGACCTCGACGATGTCGTCGGGGACGAGTTCGGCGCCGAAGCGTTCGGCCTGGGCCCGCATGTCGTCCATCAGGTCCGGGCCCATGACGCCGTCACGGAAGCCGGGGAAGTTCTCCACCTCGGTCGTCTGCACCAGCGCGCCGCCGGCCGTGACCGCGCCCTCGAAGACCAGCGGCTTCAGCGAGGCGCGGGCGGTGTAGAGGGCGGCGGTGTATCCGGCGGGGCCGGAGCCGACGACGATGACGTCGCGTATCTCCGTGCCAGTGTCAGTGCCAGTGCCAGTGCCAGTGCCGGTGCCGGTGCTCATGCCTGGGGCTCCGGCGCGATCTCCTTGATCAGGCCCTCGACCAGCACCTTGATCTCGTCACGGATCGGACGCACGGCCTCGACGCCCTGGCCCGCCGGGTCCTCCAGCTGCCAGTCCAGGTACCGCTTGCCCGGGAAGACGGGGCAGGTGTCGCCGCAGCCCATGGTGATGCAGACGTCGGACTCCTTGACGGCGTCGACGGTGAGCAGCTTCGGGACCTCGGCGGAGATGTCGATGCCGACCTCGGCCATGGCCTCGACGGCGGCCGGGTTGACGCCCGCGCCCGGGTTGGAGCCGGCGGAGCGGACCTCGACGCGGTCCCCGGCCAGGTGGGTCAGCCATGCGGCGGCCATCTGGGAACGGCCGGCGTTGTGGACGCAGACGAACAGCACGGAGGGCTTGTCGGACATCGGAGGCTCTCTCTTGTCTCACGACGGCATCAGGTGCGAATGATGTCAGCACCCAGTGGTGTCAGCCACCACTGATGTGACAGTATCAGCACATGATGACGTCAGTCGACACTGATCTGATCCGGGTTCTGGCCGACCCGCTCAGGCTCCGGATCGTGACCCTGCTCGCCGAAGAGACGCTGTGCACCACCCACCTCGTGGAGGAGACCGGTGCCCGGCAGACGAACCTCTCCAACCACCTGAGAGTGCTGCGCGAGGCCGGGGTCGTGGAGACGGAGCCGTGCGGCCGGTTCACCTACTACCGGCTCAAGCCCGACGTCATCGCCTCCCTCGCGGGCCAGTTCGCCGACCTGGCCGAGTCCGCCCGCACCGCCGCCGACAACAAGCGGTCCTGCCCCTGACCCCTTGCTACCCCCGGCAACCGCACCAAGGAGTCCTTGTTGACCACCACGCACGAGTCCGCCGCGGAGTCGGCCGTACCTTCCGCCGCGCCGCAGCCCGCTCCGGGCGCCACTCCGCCGCGTAGGCCGCTGGCGGCCCGCGCCGCCGCCGAACTGGTCGGCACCGCGGCCCTGGTCGCGGTGGTGATCGGCTCCGGTATCCAGGCCACGGAGCTCACGAAGGACGTCGGGGTGCAGTTGCTTGCCAACTCGCTGGCGACCGTCTTCGGCCTCGGTGTCCTGATCCTCCTGCTCGGGCCGGTCTCCGGCGCGCATTTCAACCCCGTGGTCACGCTGGCCGAGTGGTGGACGGGCCGACGCGGCGGGGCCGGGGTGACGATCCGCGAGGCGGCGGTCTACGTCCCCGCGCAGATCGCCGGTGCGATCGCGGGCGCGATCCTGGCGGACGCGATGTTCGGCGAGCCGCTGGTGGAGTGGTCCACGCACGACCGGTCCGCCGGGCACCTGCTGCTGGGCGAGGTCGTCGCCACCGCCGGCCTGATCCTGCTGATCTTCGGCCTGGCCCGCACCGACCAGCTGCGGTTCGCCCCCGTGGCCGTCGCCTCCTACATCGGCGCCGCGTACTGGTTCACCTCGTCGACGTCCTTCGCCAACCCGGCGGTGACCATCGGCCGCACCTTCAGCGACACGTTCGCGGGCATCGCGCCCGGCTCGGTCCCGGGCTTCATCGGCATGCAGCTGGTCGGTGGTGTGGTCGGACTGGGGCTGGTGGCCCTCATCTTCACGCCCGACAGGGAAGCCGGCGAGTGACACACACCGCGCGGGTGGTGGTGATCGGCGGCCAGGCAGGGCTCGCCGCCGGCTACCACCTGCGCCGTCCGGGCCTCGACTTCGTCATCCTCGACGCCCGGACCGCGGCGGGTGGGGCCTGGCAGCAGACCTGGGACTCCCCGCACCTGTTCTCCCCGGCCGCCCCTTCCTCGCTGCCCGGCCGTCCCATGCTTCCGCGGACCGGCCAGGAGTACCCCGACGCGCAGCACGGGGTGGAGTACCTCGCCGAGTACGAGAAGCGGTACGAGCTTGCCGTCGAGCGGCCGGTACGCGTGCTCGTTTGTCCACCGCGACGGCGGGCTCCTGCGGGTGGAGACCGACTCCGGCACCTGGCGCGCCCGGGCCGTGATCAGCGCGACCGGCACCCGGTGGCGCCCTTTCCTCCCCGCCGTCCCCGGCCGAGGGGATATCGCCGGCCGGCAGCTGCACACCGTCGATGGCTGCACACCGTCGATGAGTGACGGTCACGGCGCTGTGGGCGTACGTCCGGCCGCACCGGTGGGCCGGAACGGGCGCGGCCGATAGGACGCCATGTGGTCCCGGTCGGTCAGTCGGCGCCGAGGGGAATCCGCAGCCGCACCCGGTAGCCGCCCTCCGTGGTCGGGCCCGCCTCCAGGGTGCCGCGCAGGATGTCGGCCCGTTCCCGCAGGCCGACCAGACCGTGTTGTGATCCGGGCAGGGGCAGGGAGGGACGTGTGGGCGGGGTGTTGGCGACGGTCACTCCGACGTCGTCGCCGTCCTGCCACAGTTCGACGCGGGCCGTGGCGCCGGGGGCGTGCTTGCGGACGTTCGTCAGCGCCTCCTGGACCGTGCGGTAGAGGGCGCGTTGGGCCGGTGTGCCCACGGTGGTCGGGAGTTCACCCGTCAACTGTGCGTGGGTGCCGCTGGACTCCACCAGTTCGTGCAGGTCGGCGAGTGTGGGCTGAGGCGTCAGCTCGGTGGCTCGGCCGCCGGAGGCGCGCAGCAGCGTGACCATGGTGCGCAGTTCGTCGAGTGTGGTGACGCTCAGCGAACGGATCGTGCGTGCGGCCTCCTTGGCGTCCAGGTCCTTGGCGGCGACCTGCATGGCTCCGGCCTGTACGGCGATCAGGCTGACCTGGTGGGAGACCACGTCGTGCATCTCGCGGGCCAGCTGGGCGCGTTCGCGGGCGAGGACGGCCTG
The DNA window shown above is from Streptomyces akebiae and carries:
- a CDS encoding F510_1955 family glycosylhydrolase; translation: MKIRFRAATAITGAVLAAVVAACSPGSDTSSDTASADGSGGLAVSHVHGLGIDPADGRLYVATHEGVIAVADDGTAERVGDTADYMGFTVIGPKTFLGSGHPAEGSGGHGNRGLIRSTDSGRTWKNLSLGGTTDFHSVEYAHDTVYGYDSTRGLLRVSTDRTTWDSRARLTALDIAVSPKDRDVVLATTEDGVAASTDGGRAFGTGSGRVLAFLSWPAADALFGVDLAGGLHRSIDDGATWSRAGTVPGGRPQALTAVDGERVLAATQDGVYESRDGGKTFSERLPVSAAGGH
- a CDS encoding DUF305 domain-containing protein; the encoded protein is MTSTRSLVRRVGLGATAAAASLVLAACGGDGGSDSGSAAQTSASASAEDTAGAHNDQDVSFAQGMIPHHQQAIQMARMATAQASSAEVEDLASRIEKAQAPEIETMSGWLKAWGEEVPSSMPGMDHGMDHSGSSDTPGMMDTEDMDELMDASGKGFDTMFLTMMIEHHEGAVDMATTEKERGQYGPAKKLADDIITAQKAEIEEMNKLLGKS
- a CDS encoding DUF6153 family protein codes for the protein MTARAQPAPAPLRWWQALLVLGLLAGLVGMHGLAPGGTTAVTGHHCSTAAHADMAIMGAESVCDRHGDGSGHALHADPTCASGAVGAGPALPALVPDPCGQAGSPVSGLRSMAAEPEGGRAPPSLAELQLLRR
- a CDS encoding ricin-type beta-trefoil lectin domain protein; protein product: MTKTPTRSRRLASVLMAGFGATLMFLTAPAPALAQSSAETSAASYAPVKPGAKGGTSDFRGVNWADPRDNYASDAVVPSGLSVTDDYRTVYRTTGRMVRGFKKNLGANTLRLPINPATVGTNWWKSYRATIDAATAHGDKVIVSYWEANTSKDGLVDDTAAWKKMWNTVVREYKHNPRVYFEPMNEPHGYTLDQWVSVTSGWLAQHKDVPRGRVVISGTGYNDNVTGVGAARELRGTLLSLHFYGFWASHTQQADWVADLEARIGEYAGRTIIDEAGSPMTTGLNYGAWNGNIYTSYLAAVTNTARSKGMGLVYWPGLRFGDAYSIESLDSEGNLVDNNASGVAQLRWGYGFGKTPPVNDLPPAPPGEVLRGVGSNRCVDVPGFSTTNGTQLDLWDCNDGGNQSWNWNAEKQLTVYGNKCMTVGGTGATAGDPVVISDCTGAAAQQWNVNADLTVTSVANPELCLDAAGGGTGNGTAVDVWFCNGSSNQQWTRS
- a CDS encoding LacI family DNA-binding transcriptional regulator, with the protein product MAMGDETMSGRSRPSMADVARHAGVAPQTVSRVSNGHTNVDPATRQRVVESMRALGYRPNGAARALKSGRFNTIGVITFTLRTFGNTRTLDAIAQEAARAKYAVTLIPVPDPTMGKVFGAYDRLSEAAVDGVILVFEAHLLDTAEFSLPPGVPMVVVDSGTGPGYTVVDTDQAQGARQATEHLLELGHRQVWHIAGPPTSFSAAHRVESWRRTLRDAGVAPPPVLYGDWTTRSGYQHGLALGRRPEVTAIFAANDHMALGVLRALHELGRRIPDDISVVGFDDMEETHAFWPPLTTVRQDFAAVGRLSLQKLLSKIGRTGPDTVDKTLVPTRLVVRASTGAPPPAPEGEARRR
- the trxB gene encoding thioredoxin-disulfide reductase, whose product is MSTGTGTGTGTGTDTGTEIRDVIVVGSGPAGYTAALYTARASLKPLVFEGAVTAGGALVQTTEVENFPGFRDGVMGPDLMDDMRAQAERFGAELVPDDIVEVDLTGAVKTVTDSAGTVHRAKAVIVATGSQHRTLGLPGEAALSGRGVSYCATCDGFFFREHDIVVVGGGDTAMEEATFLSRFARSVTVVHRRDTLRASRTMQERAFADPKISFVWNSEVAEIHEDGGKLAGLTLRDTVTGETSGLPATGLFVAIGHDPRTELVTGQLDLDGEGHLKVASPSTRTNIPGVFGAGDVVDHTYRQAITAAGSGCAAALDAERYLAALSDAEAAGVEPVTAAL
- a CDS encoding arsenate reductase ArsC, whose amino-acid sequence is MSDKPSVLFVCVHNAGRSQMAAAWLTHLAGDRVEVRSAGSNPGAGVNPAAVEAMAEVGIDISAEVPKLLTVDAVKESDVCITMGCGDTCPVFPGKRYLDWQLEDPAGQGVEAVRPIRDEIKVLVEGLIKEIAPEPQA
- a CDS encoding ArsR/SmtB family transcription factor, with protein sequence MMTSVDTDLIRVLADPLRLRIVTLLAEETLCTTHLVEETGARQTNLSNHLRVLREAGVVETEPCGRFTYYRLKPDVIASLAGQFADLAESARTAADNKRSCP
- a CDS encoding aquaporin; protein product: MTTTHESAAESAVPSAAPQPAPGATPPRRPLAARAAAELVGTAALVAVVIGSGIQATELTKDVGVQLLANSLATVFGLGVLILLLGPVSGAHFNPVVTLAEWWTGRRGGAGVTIREAAVYVPAQIAGAIAGAILADAMFGEPLVEWSTHDRSAGHLLLGEVVATAGLILLIFGLARTDQLRFAPVAVASYIGAAYWFTSSTSFANPAVTIGRTFSDTFAGIAPGSVPGFIGMQLVGGVVGLGLVALIFTPDREAGE
- a CDS encoding sensor histidine kinase, which produces MNRARALWERVPAPAVDLVLVIAAAVDVWLNLLDDTRLGVALATLGCAALAFRRRFPLGVFLLTLPIALTQPVAVAPLAALFTLAERSRNRPLLGVCVALVAVANSTPWPLAGLTEVGRTMTLVTFVYSLATAAAPVLIAQLLQARRDLARRLVEIEEAREHERVLHAQAVLARERAQLAREMHDVVSHQVSLIAVQAGAMQVAAKDLDAKEAARTIRSLSVTTLDELRTMVTLLRASGGRATELTPQPTLADLHELVESSGTHAQLTGELPTTVGTPAQRALYRTVQEALTNVRKHAPGATARVELWQDGDDVGVTVANTPPTRPSLPLPGSQHGLVGLRERADILRGTLEAGPTTEGGYRVRLRIPLGAD